A single region of the Fimbriimonadaceae bacterium genome encodes:
- a CDS encoding protease complex subunit PrcB family protein: MNRIGKALFVLLILATAMVASAQISVRRAPEWFPVDYGYDSQVSSERRFVIQNQTEYEDYLQTAFGRRRSHLRFDIPWDRVMLVAFHVGPTLNTGYEVYVESIQVAIPNGVTINYAHKNPYFGEPTQMVRTSPYMIVMLERPSGQVGFIKKLTTVPMDTYYGRNPIRGFGCTYPAYNSWGCPHSCACCNNEPRLLYTEVYYPNLSNYFSGATAMPAIQWRTYKDGGFSKHNELHTRIINNEAEWQSYWSKAFGESPSQAPRDIQWGKEMAVAIHVGEMRAGGTKVYVESISRPRPHDVVVSYVVSSPAPGTPVAQVISQPWVIIRMDRSAGNISFARRNVSQRVIPGGGNCNCGGKCGCKCCGRGQ, encoded by the coding sequence ATGAACCGAATTGGAAAAGCCCTATTTGTCTTGTTGATACTGGCCACAGCAATGGTTGCTTCTGCCCAGATCTCCGTTCGACGTGCACCGGAATGGTTCCCCGTGGACTATGGCTACGACAGCCAGGTCAGTTCGGAGCGACGGTTTGTGATCCAAAATCAGACCGAATACGAGGACTATCTACAGACCGCTTTCGGACGTCGGCGATCGCATCTGCGGTTTGACATTCCGTGGGATCGGGTGATGCTGGTGGCCTTTCACGTAGGCCCGACCCTCAATACGGGTTACGAAGTCTACGTCGAATCAATCCAGGTTGCAATTCCAAACGGCGTTACTATCAACTACGCCCACAAGAATCCCTATTTTGGCGAACCCACACAGATGGTGCGGACAAGCCCGTACATGATCGTGATGCTGGAAAGACCGTCTGGACAGGTTGGTTTTATCAAGAAGCTGACCACAGTGCCGATGGACACCTATTACGGTCGTAACCCGATTCGGGGATTTGGCTGTACCTACCCGGCTTACAATTCTTGGGGTTGTCCGCATAGCTGTGCCTGCTGCAACAACGAGCCGCGCCTGCTCTATACCGAGGTGTACTACCCGAACCTGAGCAACTACTTCTCCGGAGCGACGGCGATGCCCGCAATCCAATGGCGAACCTACAAGGACGGCGGTTTTAGCAAGCACAACGAACTGCACACACGGATCATCAACAACGAGGCGGAGTGGCAGAGCTATTGGAGCAAGGCTTTTGGCGAATCGCCAAGCCAAGCCCCGCGCGATATTCAGTGGGGTAAGGAGATGGCCGTAGCGATTCATGTTGGCGAGATGCGCGCAGGCGGAACGAAGGTTTATGTGGAATCGATCAGCCGTCCGCGTCCCCACGATGTTGTGGTGAGCTATGTAGTGAGTTCACCGGCTCCGGGAACTCCAGTTGCGCAAGTGATCAGCCAGCCGTGGGTGATTATTCGGATGGACCGGTCGGCAGGAAACATCAGCTTTGCGCGTCGAAACGTTTCTCAAAGGGTGATCCCTGGTGGCGGCAACTGCAATTGCGGTGGCAAGTGCGGCTGCAAGTGCTGCGGGCGTGGGCAGTAA
- a CDS encoding PD40 domain-containing protein, which produces MMYLFPLVALSVGGGLVSANSAESPLLMKNPTVNASHIVFSFGGDLWSVPRDGGTAVRLTTSPGNEDNPYFSPDGKTIAFTGQYEGNTDVYVMPTSGGVPKRLTYNPEGDSVIGWSRDGKSVVFSSGYRQALGMPAMFTVDLNGSLPKQLPFPEGHQASFSPDGARLAYVPKFQFQAAWKRYRGGQTYPIWIAKMSDSTVTEIPRKNSNDFMPMWVEDKVYFLSDREGKVKLFDYDVNSKRVGRVLDNTGFDFKSASAGPGAIVLEQFGSIKLYDLATKKLTHVPVEINADFQEVRTRYINVGDSITGGSVSPNGVRLAASARGEIFTVPVGKGTTQNITGSSGSHERAPSWSPDGKSIAFLSDSTGDYELVLADPVTGNVIKRLKLGSGASFYYNPTWSPDSKKIAYTDKSQKLWVIDVETGANKAIDEQPYLASDFTTPMNPSWSHDSKWITYTRQLKSRLGAVFVYSMESGKSTQITDGMSDAASPSFDRNGKYLYFYASTDSGQSKGWLDMSSLTSINVNSSVYLVVLRNDEPSPLSAPNDQENVVPQKPEPPADVRIDFDGIGQRTLSLPMPQGNYAALHSGPAGSFFVLQVAPIGSLVGAGAINTVLFKFDLASRRPMPFAQGVTGFEVAAGGQHILLLQGASPSVVSTMAPPQPGQGAVSVAGLQMKLEPREEWRQIFDEALRIQRDFFYAPNYHGVDLAALKAKYTPFLENLVTREDLNYLLVDMMGELCIGHMYIGGGDQPSVSGTLTGALGADYEIVNGKYRFAKVYNGENWNPGLRAPLTEPGVNVKAGEYLLEINGKALSASDNVYAFLQGTAGKHTRLKVGPNPDGTGSREVVVVPTGGEGGLRQIAWIEGNRRKVEEATGGKAGYVYLPNTGVPGFTFFNRYYYAAIGKEGAVIDERYNGGGFVADYIVDMMRRPVASVWTGRQGEDFASPAQAINGPKVMLINEYAGSGGDYLPYLFRFHKVGQLVGKRTWGGLVGIGGTPDLIDGGTQTAPGFAARTPDGKFMIENEGTPPDVEVEMDPALWRQGRDPQLEKAIEILLKEIANNPVKPVAKPSWPDKTKVGGG; this is translated from the coding sequence ATGATGTATCTATTCCCCCTCGTGGCGCTTTCGGTGGGCGGAGGCTTGGTAAGTGCGAATTCTGCGGAATCGCCCTTGCTCATGAAGAATCCCACCGTGAATGCGTCTCACATTGTCTTCTCGTTTGGAGGAGACTTATGGTCCGTTCCCCGTGATGGCGGCACCGCCGTCCGACTGACAACCAGTCCCGGCAACGAAGACAATCCTTACTTCTCGCCGGATGGCAAGACGATCGCCTTTACCGGTCAGTACGAAGGCAACACCGATGTTTATGTGATGCCAACTTCGGGCGGAGTGCCCAAGCGGCTGACCTATAACCCGGAGGGCGACAGCGTGATCGGCTGGAGTCGCGATGGCAAAAGCGTCGTGTTTTCGTCGGGATATCGGCAGGCGCTGGGTATGCCCGCGATGTTTACCGTCGATCTGAACGGGTCACTGCCCAAGCAGCTTCCGTTCCCAGAGGGCCATCAGGCCTCCTTTTCCCCCGATGGGGCGCGGCTTGCCTACGTGCCCAAATTCCAATTTCAAGCGGCTTGGAAGCGCTATCGCGGCGGCCAAACCTACCCGATCTGGATCGCCAAGATGAGCGATTCGACAGTGACCGAGATCCCAAGAAAGAACTCGAACGACTTTATGCCGATGTGGGTGGAGGACAAGGTCTACTTCCTCTCTGACCGCGAAGGCAAGGTCAAGCTTTTTGACTACGACGTAAACAGCAAGCGAGTTGGGCGAGTGCTCGACAATACAGGCTTCGACTTTAAATCGGCAAGCGCAGGTCCTGGTGCGATTGTGTTGGAGCAGTTTGGCTCGATCAAGCTTTATGATCTGGCGACGAAGAAGCTCACCCATGTACCGGTAGAGATCAACGCCGACTTCCAAGAGGTCCGCACTCGCTACATCAATGTTGGCGACTCCATCACGGGCGGCTCGGTCTCTCCAAATGGCGTACGTCTTGCGGCGAGTGCACGGGGTGAGATTTTTACCGTTCCGGTTGGCAAAGGCACAACCCAGAACATCACGGGCAGCAGCGGCTCACACGAGCGAGCTCCTTCGTGGTCGCCAGACGGTAAGTCGATTGCCTTTCTGAGCGATTCCACCGGGGATTACGAGTTGGTCCTCGCCGATCCCGTCACCGGCAATGTGATCAAGCGATTAAAGCTCGGCTCCGGAGCCAGCTTCTACTACAACCCCACATGGTCGCCGGACAGTAAGAAGATTGCTTACACCGACAAGAGCCAAAAGCTATGGGTGATCGACGTAGAGACGGGCGCGAACAAGGCGATCGACGAGCAGCCCTACTTGGCATCGGATTTCACAACACCGATGAACCCCTCTTGGTCGCACGATAGCAAGTGGATTACTTACACTAGACAGCTCAAGAGCCGTTTGGGCGCGGTCTTTGTCTATTCGATGGAGAGTGGCAAGAGCACCCAGATCACCGACGGGATGAGCGATGCCGCTTCCCCTTCTTTCGACCGAAACGGAAAGTATCTGTACTTCTACGCCAGTACGGATTCGGGCCAATCGAAGGGTTGGCTGGATATGTCGAGCCTCACTTCGATCAACGTCAATAGCTCGGTGTACCTTGTCGTGCTTCGCAACGATGAGCCCTCGCCGCTATCCGCTCCAAACGATCAAGAGAACGTGGTTCCTCAGAAGCCGGAGCCACCCGCCGACGTGCGGATCGACTTTGACGGAATCGGCCAGCGAACGCTTAGCCTTCCGATGCCACAAGGAAACTATGCGGCGCTGCATTCGGGACCAGCAGGCAGCTTCTTTGTGTTGCAAGTTGCCCCCATCGGCAGTCTGGTTGGGGCAGGTGCGATAAACACCGTCTTGTTCAAGTTTGATCTCGCTTCGCGCCGGCCGATGCCGTTTGCGCAGGGCGTGACTGGCTTCGAAGTTGCGGCGGGCGGACAGCACATTCTCCTGCTTCAGGGTGCATCGCCCAGCGTTGTTTCGACGATGGCTCCGCCTCAGCCTGGGCAGGGCGCAGTCAGCGTGGCTGGGCTTCAGATGAAGCTTGAACCTCGCGAAGAGTGGCGTCAGATCTTCGACGAAGCTTTGCGCATTCAGCGCGACTTCTTCTATGCCCCGAACTACCACGGCGTCGATCTCGCAGCTCTCAAGGCAAAGTACACGCCGTTCTTGGAGAATCTGGTCACCCGCGAAGACTTGAACTATCTTCTCGTCGACATGATGGGCGAACTGTGCATCGGCCACATGTATATCGGCGGGGGAGATCAGCCTTCCGTTTCGGGCACTCTGACAGGAGCGCTCGGCGCAGACTATGAGATCGTGAACGGGAAGTACCGGTTTGCCAAGGTCTACAACGGTGAGAACTGGAATCCTGGCCTGCGCGCTCCCCTTACGGAGCCGGGCGTAAACGTGAAGGCAGGCGAGTATTTGCTGGAGATCAACGGCAAAGCGCTCAGCGCGTCGGATAACGTTTATGCTTTCCTGCAAGGCACTGCGGGCAAACACACTCGACTGAAGGTAGGCCCCAATCCTGACGGAACGGGCTCGCGTGAAGTTGTCGTTGTGCCGACCGGCGGTGAAGGTGGTCTGCGCCAGATCGCGTGGATCGAGGGCAACCGCCGAAAGGTGGAAGAAGCGACCGGCGGCAAGGCGGGCTACGTCTACCTGCCGAATACCGGCGTTCCCGGTTTTACGTTCTTCAATCGCTACTATTACGCGGCGATAGGAAAAGAGGGCGCGGTCATCGATGAGCGGTACAACGGCGGTGGATTCGTTGCAGATTACATCGTTGATATGATGCGGCGGCCTGTGGCGAGCGTGTGGACCGGGCGTCAGGGCGAAGACTTTGCGTCTCCGGCTCAGGCGATCAACGGACCCAAGGTGATGCTCATCAACGAGTACGCTGGTTCCGGTGGTGACTACCTTCCCTACCTGTTCCGATTCCATAAGGTTGGACAGTTGGTTGGAAAGCGGACATGGGGCGGCTTGGTCGGAATCGGCGGCACGCCGGACCTGATCGATGGCGGAACTCAGACTGCACCTGGATTTGCCGCGAGAACACCGGACGGCAAGTTCATGATCGAAAATGAGGGCACACCTCCCGACGTTGAAGTGGAGATGGACCCGGCGCTGTGGCGTCAGGGCCGTGACCCACAGTTGGAAAAGGCGATTGAGATCTTGCTGAAGGAGATTGCCAATAATCCTGTGAAGCCGGTT
- a CDS encoding helix-turn-helix transcriptional regulator: MPTKRAEYAVLGAVIRQERENFGLSQRALARKTGRTETSIGKIEAGYQRVDLVELLDIARALRVELTQIVATFEEETRKSG, encoded by the coding sequence ATGCCCACAAAAAGAGCCGAATATGCGGTGTTGGGGGCCGTCATCCGTCAAGAGCGTGAGAATTTCGGGCTAAGTCAACGTGCGCTGGCCCGTAAGACGGGGCGGACCGAAACTTCCATCGGGAAGATCGAAGCGGGCTACCAACGAGTCGATCTCGTGGAGTTGCTAGATATAGCACGCGCCCTACGGGTCGAATTGACTCAAATCGTTGCGACTTTTGAGGAAGAGACCCGGAAGTCAGGATGA